Proteins from one Flavobacterium sp. N2038 genomic window:
- a CDS encoding 2TM domain-containing protein: MGRFRRRMYEEYAHEFSTDESYNIAYRKVKRIKGFYSHLKVYLIVNVIIIISHLNKGYIGNHFEVRGFRDWEIYSTAFFWGIALAIHAFSVFGRDFFFGDEWEQKKIQKIMEKEAQNKNKWE, translated from the coding sequence ATGGGACGATTTAGAAGACGCATGTATGAAGAATATGCACATGAATTTAGTACAGACGAAAGCTATAATATAGCCTATAGAAAGGTAAAAAGAATAAAAGGATTTTATTCGCATTTAAAGGTTTATCTGATAGTGAACGTTATTATCATTATTTCACATTTGAATAAAGGTTATATAGGAAATCATTTTGAAGTGAGAGGTTTCAGAGATTGGGAAATCTATTCAACCGCTTTTTTTTGGGGGATAGCTTTAGCCATTCATGCGTTTTCTGTTTTTGGTCGTGATTTTTTTTTTGGTGACGAATGGGAGCAAAAGAAAATTCAAAAAATTATGGAGAAAGAAGCTCAGAATAAAAATAAATGGGAGTAA
- a CDS encoding LytR/AlgR family response regulator transcription factor — MTTLIIEDEKPAARLLQRKLEKLDIAVETMLHSVEESIHWFTNNQHPDLIFLDIQLSDGLSFEIFEKINIQSAIIFTTAYDEYALKAFKLNSIDYLLKPIDEDDLEVAVTKFKARLPKIESENSNLQLDFEQIRRMLSNPFEKNYKKRFTVKIGQHLKVIATEEIECFFSENKGTYIHTFDNRNYLIDSTLEILEQELDMKDFFRVSRKFIVPLQAIKEIQVYTNSRLKVILPTYKEDEVIVSREKVQDFKAWLG, encoded by the coding sequence ATGACCACATTAATCATAGAAGACGAAAAACCAGCTGCAAGATTGTTGCAGAGAAAACTAGAAAAGTTAGATATTGCTGTAGAAACAATGTTGCATTCTGTAGAAGAATCGATTCATTGGTTTACAAATAATCAACATCCCGATTTAATTTTTCTTGATATTCAGTTATCAGATGGTTTATCGTTTGAGATTTTCGAAAAAATAAACATTCAAAGCGCTATTATTTTTACAACCGCTTATGATGAATATGCGCTAAAAGCTTTTAAGCTAAATAGCATTGATTATCTTTTAAAACCAATAGACGAAGATGATCTTGAAGTGGCAGTTACTAAATTTAAAGCAAGATTACCTAAAATAGAATCAGAAAACAGTAATTTGCAGCTTGACTTTGAGCAGATACGAAGAATGCTTTCAAATCCTTTTGAAAAGAATTACAAGAAAAGATTCACAGTTAAAATAGGACAACATTTAAAAGTGATTGCAACAGAAGAAATTGAATGTTTTTTTAGTGAAAATAAAGGAACATACATTCATACTTTCGACAATCGGAATTATCTAATCGATTCCACTTTAGAAATCCTCGAACAGGAATTAGATATGAAAGATTTCTTTCGTGTGAGCAGAAAATTCATAGTGCCGCTTCAGGCAATAAAAGAGATTCAGGTGTATACCAATTCTCGTTTAAAAGTGATTTTACCAACTTACAAAGAAGATGAGGTTATTGTAAGTCGTGAAAAAGTACAGGATTTTAAGGCTTGGCTGGGATAA
- a CDS encoding COX15/CtaA family protein, translating into MKKENKSVIIWLLSGCVLLFLMVVVGGITRLTNSGLSMTDWHLVTDTFPPLTDAKWNEAFEQYKKFPEYQKINIHNDFQLADYKFIYFWEWFHRFIGRIIGLVFFVPFVYFLIKKKLDTDTIKKCIVLLGMGAFQGFLGWFMVRSGLIDNPDVSHFRLSLHLTFAFITFAYTLWVALDLIYPERNINKIIPLRTIARYALVALLIQIIYGGFVAGLNAGLIHNHWPLMSDGEFIHESVFIEQSSLIKNLIEGKSGVQFVHRTFAYVVVAIILFLFYRSKKYTLTNTQANGIKTLVIFVFIQFLLGVFTLLYSVPLALGLIHQIMAFFLLSAMTYTLHRLSK; encoded by the coding sequence ATGAAAAAAGAGAATAAATCAGTAATCATTTGGTTACTATCAGGTTGTGTTTTATTGTTTTTAATGGTTGTCGTGGGCGGAATTACACGTTTGACCAATTCGGGTTTATCCATGACCGACTGGCATTTGGTAACCGATACTTTCCCACCTTTAACAGATGCAAAATGGAATGAAGCTTTTGAACAATATAAGAAGTTTCCGGAATATCAAAAAATCAATATTCACAACGATTTTCAATTAGCCGATTATAAATTCATCTATTTCTGGGAATGGTTTCACCGTTTCATTGGCCGTATTATCGGATTGGTTTTCTTTGTGCCGTTCGTTTACTTTCTGATCAAAAAGAAATTAGATACTGATACCATCAAAAAATGTATCGTTCTTTTAGGAATGGGAGCTTTTCAGGGATTTCTTGGATGGTTTATGGTTCGCAGCGGATTAATAGATAATCCAGATGTAAGTCATTTTAGACTTTCATTGCACTTGACTTTTGCTTTTATCACTTTTGCTTATACCCTTTGGGTAGCACTTGATTTGATTTATCCCGAAAGAAATATCAACAAAATAATTCCGCTTCGTACAATCGCAAGATATGCTTTGGTGGCTTTACTAATTCAGATTATTTACGGTGGTTTTGTTGCCGGATTAAATGCCGGATTAATTCACAACCATTGGCCATTAATGAGCGACGGAGAATTTATTCACGAGTCGGTTTTTATAGAACAATCTTCTTTAATCAAAAATTTAATTGAAGGAAAAAGTGGTGTTCAGTTTGTACACAGAACTTTTGCTTATGTTGTGGTGGCAATTATTCTTTTCCTTTTCTACAGAAGTAAAAAATATACGCTAACTAATACACAGGCAAACGGAATTAAAACATTAGTTATTTTTGTTTTTATTCAGTTTTTGCTTGGAGTTTTTACATTATTATACAGTGTTCCATTGGCTTTAGGATTGATTCATCAAATTATGGCATTTTTCCTTTTGAGTGCAATGACCTATACATTGCATAGATTGAGTAAATAA
- a CDS encoding CCA tRNA nucleotidyltransferase, whose amino-acid sequence MAIQTNYKTALQNKIFDIISKASQELNVDSYVIGGFVRDLLLNRGSKKDIDVVAVGSGIELALKVSDLLPNKPKVQVFKTYGTAMLRFEDTDIEFVGARKESYNRDSRNPIVENGTLQDDQNRRDFTINALALSLNENNFGDLLDPFNGLADLETKTIKTPLDPDITYSDDPLRMLRAIRFATQLNFEIEENSLNAITKNADRIKIITGERIVDELNKILSTDKPSTGFLLLYKTGLLDLILPELTALNQVEEIEGHTHKNNFYHTLEVVDNICPNTDDVWLRWSALLHDIGKAPTKRFTKKQGWTFHGHEFLGGKMAKKIFERLHMPLNHKMKFVQKMVIMSSRPIVLAQDIVTDSAVRRLVFDAGEDVENLMTLCEADITTKNPSKFKKYHKNFELVRKKIVEVEERDHVRNFQPPISGEEIMEIFDLKPSREIGVLKEAVKEAILEGDIPNEYQAAYDFVIKRAEKMGLKKV is encoded by the coding sequence GTGGCTATACAAACAAATTATAAAACTGCTTTACAAAACAAAATCTTCGATATTATTTCGAAAGCTTCTCAGGAATTAAATGTAGACTCTTATGTGATAGGAGGTTTCGTTCGTGATTTGCTTTTAAATCGAGGTTCTAAAAAAGACATCGACGTTGTAGCGGTTGGAAGCGGTATCGAATTAGCTCTTAAAGTTTCTGATTTGCTTCCGAACAAACCAAAAGTTCAGGTTTTTAAAACTTACGGAACAGCAATGCTCCGTTTTGAGGATACCGATATTGAATTTGTTGGTGCACGAAAAGAATCCTACAATCGTGACAGCCGAAACCCAATTGTTGAAAACGGCACTTTACAAGATGATCAAAATCGCCGTGATTTTACTATTAATGCATTGGCTCTGTCTTTAAACGAAAACAACTTTGGTGATCTTTTAGATCCATTTAATGGTTTAGCCGATTTGGAAACTAAAACAATCAAAACACCTTTGGATCCGGATATAACTTATTCTGATGATCCTTTGCGTATGCTGCGTGCCATTCGTTTTGCTACACAATTAAATTTCGAAATTGAAGAAAATTCACTAAATGCGATTACAAAAAATGCTGACCGTATTAAAATCATTACAGGTGAAAGAATTGTAGATGAATTGAATAAAATTCTATCTACAGATAAACCTTCTACAGGATTTTTACTTTTATACAAAACCGGACTTTTAGATTTAATCTTACCTGAATTAACAGCCTTGAATCAGGTGGAAGAAATTGAAGGCCATACACATAAAAACAACTTTTATCACACACTTGAGGTTGTAGATAATATTTGCCCAAATACAGATGATGTTTGGTTACGCTGGTCGGCTTTGTTGCACGACATTGGAAAAGCACCAACAAAACGTTTTACCAAAAAACAAGGCTGGACTTTTCATGGTCATGAATTTTTGGGTGGAAAAATGGCTAAAAAAATCTTCGAACGTTTGCATATGCCATTGAACCACAAAATGAAATTTGTTCAGAAAATGGTCATTATGAGTTCACGCCCGATTGTTTTGGCGCAGGATATAGTAACCGATAGCGCTGTTCGTCGTTTGGTTTTTGATGCGGGTGAAGATGTAGAAAATTTAATGACTTTATGCGAAGCTGATATCACAACCAAAAATCCATCAAAATTCAAAAAATATCATAAGAACTTTGAACTCGTTCGCAAGAAAATTGTTGAAGTTGAAGAACGTGATCATGTACGTAATTTTCAGCCTCCAATTTCCGGAGAAGAAATTATGGAAATATTCGATTTGAAACCTTCTCGTGAAATTGGAGTTTTGAAAGAAGCAGTAAAAGAAGCTATTTTAGAAGGGGATATTCCAAATGAATATCAGGCTGCTTATGATTTTGTGATTAAAAGAGCTGAAAAAATGGGCTTAAAAAAAGTATAA
- the yaaA gene encoding peroxide stress protein YaaA, with amino-acid sequence MKIVISPAKSLNFEKELPTSQYTEPSFLKEARIVHKEVKQKKPAELSELMSISEKLADLNWKRNQEWKTPFTPENARLAVYTFDGDVYTGLDAYTIPLEKLDVLQDKLRILSGLYGLLKPLDLMQAYRLEMGTKMPVGEYKNLHEFWKPVVTKALNKELKKDELFVNLASNEYFSAVDVKALKVPVITPDFKDYKDGKLKMISFFAKKARGMMVRYIIDTNAETIDDLKGFNYDGYRFDANLSKGNHLVFTR; translated from the coding sequence ATGAAAATTGTTATATCTCCAGCGAAATCTTTGAATTTCGAAAAAGAATTACCAACATCCCAATATACTGAACCTTCTTTCCTGAAAGAAGCCCGCATAGTTCATAAAGAAGTAAAGCAAAAAAAGCCAGCTGAATTATCAGAATTAATGTCTATCTCAGAAAAATTAGCCGATTTAAACTGGAAACGTAATCAGGAATGGAAAACGCCCTTTACACCAGAAAATGCACGCCTGGCTGTTTATACTTTTGATGGTGATGTTTACACTGGCTTGGATGCGTATACAATTCCGTTAGAAAAATTAGATGTTCTGCAAGATAAATTAAGAATCTTATCGGGACTTTATGGTCTATTAAAACCACTTGATTTAATGCAGGCATACCGTTTAGAAATGGGGACCAAGATGCCGGTTGGTGAATATAAAAACCTGCACGAATTCTGGAAACCTGTTGTAACTAAAGCTTTAAACAAAGAATTAAAAAAAGACGAATTATTTGTGAATTTGGCGAGCAACGAATATTTCTCGGCTGTTGATGTAAAAGCTTTAAAAGTTCCTGTCATTACCCCAGACTTTAAAGATTATAAAGACGGAAAATTAAAAATGATTAGTTTCTTTGCGAAAAAGGCGAGAGGTATGATGGTTCGTTATATTATTGATACCAATGCCGAAACGATTGACGATTTAAAAGGGTTTAATTATGATGGGTATCGTTTTGATGCAAATCTTTCTAAGGGAAATCACTTAGTTTTTACAAGATAG
- a CDS encoding MDR family MFS transporter: MATAVQGDDDLVEYGYRRVIITITAVLCALLEIVDTTIVNVALTDMRGSLGATLTDVAWVITAYAIANVIVIPMTSWLSQQFGRRNYFVASIIIFTVCSFLCGNASNIWELVAFRFFQGMGGGALLVTAQTIITESYPVAKRGMAQAIYGMGVIVGPTLGPPLGGYLVDNYSWPYIFYINIPLGIIATILALTFVRSPKYGEKLKANQVDWWGIILLSAFIGSLQFVLEHGQQDDWFNDSLIVTLSVVTVLGLVLFIWRELTYKHPIVNLSVLKDGNLRIGTVMCFILGFGLYGSTLIIPIYTQSILGWTATDAGLLLIPGSITTAIMMPFVGNMIQKGVPQGYMVGIGFLIFFFFTFMMYTRMTPDTGVEHMYWPLILRGIGLGLLFVPITTLSLSTLKGKQIGEGAAFTGMMRQLGGSFGIAIITTFITRFSQSHRVDLINNLDPAKFDVQQRIAGMQHAFMAKGYSADVALKKAYQAIEYSVLKQSTVMAYMDIFMYLGIMFLCCIPIILFIKKGKNKISAADAMH; the protein is encoded by the coding sequence ATGGCAACAGCAGTACAAGGAGACGACGATTTAGTAGAATACGGTTACAGACGTGTCATTATCACGATTACAGCAGTACTTTGTGCTTTGCTGGAAATCGTAGATACCACAATTGTAAACGTAGCGCTAACAGATATGCGAGGAAGCCTTGGAGCTACCTTGACTGATGTGGCGTGGGTAATTACAGCATACGCAATTGCGAATGTTATTGTAATACCAATGACGAGCTGGCTATCGCAGCAATTTGGAAGACGTAATTATTTTGTGGCTTCTATCATAATATTTACGGTCTGTTCTTTTTTGTGTGGTAACGCCAGTAATATATGGGAACTCGTAGCTTTTAGATTCTTTCAGGGAATGGGTGGAGGTGCGTTACTTGTAACCGCTCAAACCATTATTACCGAAAGTTATCCGGTTGCAAAACGTGGTATGGCTCAGGCAATTTATGGTATGGGTGTAATTGTTGGTCCAACTTTAGGTCCGCCTTTGGGAGGATATTTAGTAGACAATTATTCCTGGCCTTATATTTTTTACATCAATATACCTTTAGGAATTATTGCTACTATTTTGGCATTAACATTTGTAAGAAGTCCAAAATATGGTGAGAAACTAAAAGCGAATCAGGTTGACTGGTGGGGAATTATTTTGTTGAGTGCCTTTATCGGGTCTCTGCAATTTGTATTGGAACACGGACAGCAAGACGACTGGTTTAATGATTCATTAATTGTAACCTTGAGTGTGGTTACCGTTCTTGGTTTAGTATTATTTATCTGGAGAGAGCTTACTTATAAACATCCGATCGTAAACCTCAGCGTTTTAAAAGACGGAAATTTAAGAATCGGAACCGTAATGTGTTTTATTCTTGGTTTTGGTTTATACGGATCAACCTTAATTATTCCGATTTATACGCAGTCAATTTTAGGATGGACAGCAACTGATGCCGGATTATTATTGATCCCCGGATCGATTACAACAGCAATCATGATGCCTTTTGTTGGTAATATGATTCAGAAAGGTGTTCCGCAAGGATATATGGTGGGAATTGGATTTTTAATCTTCTTCTTTTTCACCTTTATGATGTATACAAGAATGACTCCGGATACAGGTGTAGAGCATATGTACTGGCCTTTGATCTTGAGAGGAATTGGTTTAGGATTACTATTTGTACCTATTACGACCCTTTCGCTTTCGACTTTAAAAGGAAAACAAATTGGTGAAGGAGCAGCATTTACAGGAATGATGCGTCAGTTAGGCGGATCTTTTGGTATTGCTATCATTACTACTTTCATCACACGTTTCAGTCAGTCGCACAGAGTAGATCTAATTAATAATTTAGACCCTGCAAAATTTGATGTTCAGCAACGTATTGCAGGAATGCAGCACGCCTTTATGGCAAAAGGATATAGTGCCGATGTTGCATTAAAAAAGGCCTATCAGGCTATTGAATATTCAGTATTGAAACAAAGTACTGTAATGGCTTACATGGATATTTTCATGTATTTAGGAATTATGTTTTTATGTTGTATACCGATTATTCTCTTTATTAAAAAAGGGAAGAACAAAATTAGTGCAGCCGACGCAATGCATTAA
- a CDS encoding HlyD family secretion protein: protein MEKKKTNKKFIIILTVLVLVGGTYGISKYLHSQAHEETDDAQIEKKMNPIIPRVSGYISKVYVKDNDFVKKGDTLFTIDKRDYQLKIDEANAALLGAEGQFEAAKADIGSAYASINVSDAQMKSAGGSIESAKIRLRQLTNDYNRYNNLYKTHTITKQQYEQALTAKEEAENQVRVLEQQQRASSYQKSVIQSKSKVSDKQTEVAAANIKKAKTMLDVAHLNLSYTVVTAAIDGQVSKVDIQPGQLVQPGQSLFYIINNNEAWVVANFKETQLNKMIVGQKVSLKVDAYPNYEFKGIVTSFSPATGSRFSLLPPDNATGNFVKTIQRLPVKISLDPSNDPEKVKLLRPGMNVDVDVHLK, encoded by the coding sequence ATGGAAAAGAAAAAGACAAATAAAAAATTCATCATCATACTAACCGTTTTGGTTTTAGTGGGAGGAACTTACGGAATATCAAAATATTTACACTCTCAGGCACACGAAGAAACGGATGATGCTCAAATTGAGAAAAAAATGAATCCGATTATTCCAAGAGTATCAGGATATATCAGCAAAGTTTATGTGAAAGATAATGATTTTGTAAAAAAAGGAGATACTTTATTTACAATCGATAAGAGAGATTATCAACTAAAAATCGATGAAGCAAATGCTGCTTTATTAGGTGCAGAAGGTCAATTTGAAGCTGCAAAAGCAGATATCGGAAGTGCATATGCAAGTATCAATGTTTCTGATGCTCAAATGAAATCTGCAGGTGGTTCTATTGAAAGCGCTAAAATTAGATTGAGACAGCTTACAAACGATTATAACCGTTACAATAATTTGTACAAAACTCATACTATTACGAAACAACAATATGAGCAGGCTTTAACGGCAAAAGAAGAAGCTGAAAACCAAGTACGTGTTTTAGAACAACAACAAAGAGCAAGTTCTTACCAAAAATCGGTTATTCAGTCAAAATCTAAAGTTTCTGACAAACAAACTGAAGTTGCAGCAGCAAACATCAAAAAAGCTAAAACAATGTTAGATGTTGCTCACTTAAATTTAAGCTATACAGTAGTTACTGCTGCTATTGATGGTCAGGTATCTAAAGTAGATATTCAGCCGGGACAATTGGTTCAGCCAGGACAATCTTTATTTTATATTATTAATAATAACGAAGCTTGGGTTGTAGCAAACTTTAAAGAGACACAATTAAACAAAATGATTGTGGGACAAAAAGTAAGTTTAAAAGTAGATGCCTATCCAAACTATGAGTTCAAAGGAATTGTAACTTCTTTTTCTCCAGCTACAGGATCACGTTTTTCTTTATTACCTCCTGATAATGCAACAGGTAACTTCGTAAAAACAATTCAGAGATTACCAGTAAAAATTAGTTTAGATCCATCAAACGATCCAGAAAAAGTTAAATTATTACGTCCGGGGATGAATGTTGATGTAGACGTACATTTGAAATAA
- a CDS encoding TolC family protein — protein MKISQLMLFGVFFIGISSIEAQEKTSLTLDEAVKMAWEKSNEVTLANSKVNTKKYELKTVKNNQYPDIKVSGQYQRLTKASIDMPNQGESASLASPDRAMLGMANLSLPIFAGFKIQNSIDAYDNLYEAESANAAKTKEDVALKVVTYYTALYKAQKTLDVLNENQKSAKQRVTDFTELEKNGIIPRNDLLKAQLLVSKTQLSIDEANNNINNINFYLTTLLKLDPSVKLQVNEEDFFNLKTSNAPTSDAVALESRKDLEAIRLQSKASEANVKIAKAGYYPSVSLLGGYTAFDLKDIITVKYAMNFGIGLSYDISGILKNNVHVKEAESRALEVKNTEAIMTDRIKVEVQKSIEDYDLAINQSVVYQEALEQAAENYRLVKDKFDNGLSDTNDLVEADVEHLNAKIQTALSKATIIQKYYELLSVSGQLSQSFNLSKI, from the coding sequence ATGAAAATTAGTCAATTAATGCTCTTTGGAGTTTTCTTTATCGGAATATCTTCAATAGAAGCACAAGAAAAAACAAGTTTAACCTTGGACGAAGCCGTTAAAATGGCCTGGGAAAAAAGCAACGAGGTTACTCTTGCCAATTCTAAGGTAAACACAAAAAAATACGAATTAAAAACCGTAAAAAACAATCAATATCCGGACATCAAAGTTTCGGGGCAATATCAACGTCTTACAAAAGCTTCGATTGATATGCCAAATCAGGGAGAAAGTGCATCATTGGCTTCTCCTGACAGAGCAATGCTTGGAATGGCTAATTTAAGCTTACCTATTTTTGCAGGATTTAAAATTCAAAATAGCATTGATGCGTATGATAATTTATACGAAGCTGAAAGTGCTAATGCTGCAAAGACTAAAGAAGATGTAGCTCTAAAAGTTGTTACATATTACACAGCGCTATACAAAGCTCAAAAAACTCTGGATGTTTTAAACGAAAATCAAAAAAGTGCAAAACAACGTGTTACTGACTTTACAGAGTTAGAGAAAAACGGAATTATTCCGAGAAATGATTTATTGAAGGCACAATTATTAGTTTCTAAAACGCAATTATCTATTGACGAAGCGAATAATAATATCAATAATATCAATTTTTATCTTACTACTTTATTAAAGTTGGATCCTTCTGTAAAACTTCAGGTAAATGAAGAGGATTTCTTTAATTTAAAAACGAGTAATGCACCAACTTCTGATGCTGTAGCTCTTGAAAGCAGAAAAGACTTAGAAGCTATCAGGCTTCAAAGTAAAGCTTCTGAAGCTAATGTTAAAATTGCAAAAGCAGGATATTACCCTTCGGTATCATTACTTGGCGGTTACACAGCCTTTGATCTTAAAGATATTATAACTGTAAAATACGCAATGAATTTTGGAATTGGCCTATCTTATGATATCTCAGGAATTCTAAAAAACAATGTTCACGTAAAAGAAGCAGAAAGCAGAGCTTTGGAAGTTAAAAATACCGAAGCTATTATGACTGACCGTATTAAAGTTGAAGTTCAGAAATCTATTGAGGATTATGATTTGGCAATTAATCAAAGTGTAGTTTATCAAGAAGCGCTTGAGCAGGCAGCAGAAAATTACAGACTTGTAAAAGATAAGTTTGACAATGGTTTATCTGACACCAATGATTTGGTAGAAGCTGACGTTGAACACTTAAATGCTAAAATACAAACTGCATTATCTAAGGCAACTATTATTCAAAAATATTACGAATTACTTTCAGTATCAGGACAATTATCTCAATCATTCAATCTTTCTAAAATATAA
- a CDS encoding TetR/AcrR family transcriptional regulator, which produces MSYIELNDKKIQILEVAEKLFSEKGFEGTSIRDISKEAKINIAMVSYYFGSKERLLEALILYKTSDLKLRLENLLQEDLEPIEKVNKLIEIYIHRISCNKGIFRVLHFEINAKKREKSFIAFTELKKGNLKSVESIIKQGQEKGVFRKDIIIPLITPTIIGTFFHFHMNKSFYEELLNLKTEAMYNEYIKTSLTKHIQQTIKALLVYEN; this is translated from the coding sequence ATGTCATACATCGAATTAAACGATAAAAAAATTCAGATTCTTGAGGTTGCAGAAAAGCTATTTTCTGAGAAAGGATTTGAGGGGACATCTATACGTGATATTTCAAAAGAGGCAAAAATTAACATTGCCATGGTTTCGTATTATTTTGGTTCAAAAGAGCGATTATTAGAGGCCTTAATCCTTTATAAAACTTCTGATTTAAAGTTAAGACTTGAAAATTTGTTACAGGAAGATCTGGAACCTATTGAAAAAGTCAATAAATTAATCGAAATTTACATTCACAGAATCAGTTGTAACAAAGGGATTTTCAGGGTTTTGCACTTTGAAATCAACGCAAAAAAAAGAGAAAAAAGTTTTATTGCTTTCACAGAACTAAAAAAAGGAAATCTCAAATCTGTTGAAAGCATTATTAAACAAGGTCAGGAAAAAGGTGTTTTCAGGAAAGATATTATCATTCCGCTTATCACTCCCACAATTATTGGAACTTTCTTTCACTTTCATATGAATAAATCTTTTTATGAAGAATTATTAAATTTAAAAACAGAAGCCATGTACAACGAGTACATTAAAACCAGTCTTACAAAGCACATTCAACAAACTATAAAAGCGCTACTTGTTTATGAAAATTAG
- the trpA gene encoding tryptophan synthase subunit alpha yields the protein MNRITQKLQEDKKILSIYFSAGYPNLNDTVQIIQDLEKNGVDLIEIGLPFSDPLADGPTIQASSTQALHNGMTTQILFDQLKNIRESVKIPLIIMGYFNPMLQYGVEAFCKKCAEIGIDGLIIPDLPVDVYADEYKAIFEKYGLINVFLITPQTSDERIRFIDSVSNGFIYMVSSASVTGSQSGFGNTQETYFERIAAMNLKNPQIVGFGISNKETFSQATKYAKGAIIGSAFIKHLSDSGSGKIAEFVGEIR from the coding sequence ATGAACAGAATAACTCAAAAATTACAAGAAGATAAAAAGATACTTTCTATTTATTTTTCAGCTGGATATCCTAATTTAAACGATACGGTTCAAATCATTCAGGATTTAGAAAAAAATGGTGTTGACTTAATCGAAATTGGTTTACCTTTTAGTGATCCCTTGGCGGATGGACCTACAATTCAGGCAAGTTCTACACAAGCACTTCATAACGGAATGACGACTCAAATTCTTTTTGATCAGTTGAAAAACATTCGCGAAAGCGTAAAAATTCCGTTGATTATTATGGGGTATTTCAATCCGATGTTACAATACGGAGTTGAAGCTTTTTGCAAAAAATGTGCTGAAATTGGAATCGATGGTTTAATTATTCCTGATCTTCCGGTTGACGTTTACGCTGATGAATACAAAGCTATTTTCGAAAAATATGGTTTAATAAACGTGTTTTTGATTACACCACAAACTTCTGACGAAAGAATTCGTTTTATAGACAGCGTTTCAAATGGATTTATCTATATGGTAAGTTCGGCAAGTGTTACCGGATCTCAAAGCGGTTTTGGAAATACTCAGGAAACCTATTTTGAAAGAATCGCAGCTATGAATTTAAAAAACCCTCAAATCGTAGGTTTCGGAATTTCAAACAAAGAAACTTTCAGTCAGGCAACAAAATATGCCAAAGGTGCTATTATTGGAAGTGCTTTTATTAAGCATTTAAGTGACAGTGGCAGTGGGAAAATTGCCGAATTTGTTGGAGAGATTCGATAA
- a CDS encoding carbon-nitrogen hydrolase family protein — protein MILAAAQTKPIRGNIDANLIDHYRLIELAVKNKAQLIAFPELSITGYERENAKKLTFKEDDSRLDHLKKLAVENNIAIIAGAPIQIESELFIGEFVISPDSSVSIYTKQFLHEGEDEYFHSSFDYNPMINIENQNISFAICADIDNPLHPENASKRNTNIYIASIFFSPNGIPNAYRDLQSYAERHKMNVLMSNFSGESWGSPSAGQSAFWNNKGELIGLMNDSDSGLLLVEKQNDNWTSKIIID, from the coding sequence ATGATTTTAGCAGCAGCACAAACAAAACCAATCCGAGGAAATATTGATGCTAATTTAATAGATCATTATCGTCTTATCGAATTGGCTGTAAAAAATAAAGCGCAATTAATTGCATTTCCTGAATTATCTATTACAGGTTATGAAAGAGAAAATGCAAAAAAATTAACTTTCAAAGAAGACGATTCTCGTTTGGATCATTTGAAAAAACTTGCTGTAGAAAATAATATTGCGATTATTGCCGGTGCACCGATTCAAATAGAATCTGAATTGTTTATTGGCGAATTTGTTATTTCTCCAGATAGCTCGGTTTCTATTTATACAAAGCAGTTTTTGCATGAAGGTGAAGACGAATATTTTCACTCATCGTTTGATTACAACCCGATGATTAATATTGAAAATCAAAATATTTCGTTTGCGATTTGTGCTGATATTGACAATCCGTTGCATCCGGAAAATGCAAGTAAAAGAAATACTAATATTTATATTGCCAGCATTTTCTTTTCACCAAACGGAATTCCCAATGCGTATCGGGATTTACAAAGTTATGCCGAGAGACATAAAATGAATGTTCTCATGTCAAATTTCAGTGGAGAATCCTGGGGATCGCCTTCGGCAGGACAAAGCGCTTTTTGGAATAATAAAGGTGAATTAATTGGCCTGATGAATGATTCAGATTCTGGGTTATTATTGGTAGAAAAACAAAATGATAATTGGACAAGTAAGATTATCATCGATTAG